A window of Haloarchaeobius litoreus contains these coding sequences:
- the serS gene encoding serine--tRNA ligase, which yields MLDRRYLRENPEEVRESLDDRGYDVDLDAILELDEEWRELKARGDDLRHERNEVSKQIGQLKQDGKHEEAEEAIERSSELKQELADIEDRTDELEDELAEAMLELPQVPHESVPVGDDEADNVEVERRGFDDLRDLPDEVTPHYDLGEELDIIDEARGAKTTGAGFYFLKGDGARLEHALIQFMLDVHREQEYVDVFPPVPVKSTSMRGTGQLPKFNEDAYRIGGDEFDEYEDDDLWLCPTAEVPVTNMYRDDILLREDLPLKHQAYTPNFRREAGEHGTETRGIVRVHQFNKVELVNFVEPDESYDRLEELTAEAAEVLERLGLPYRVLDLCTGDLTFASAKTYDLEVWAPGTDSDDAPEGMGGRWLEVSSASNFEEFQARRAGIRYRPEHHESAEYLHTLNASGTAVGRVMVAILEYYQNEDGTVDVPEPLQPYMGGTEVIEGHEKVGESALGTDE from the coding sequence ATGCTCGACCGCCGATACCTCCGGGAGAATCCCGAGGAAGTCCGCGAGAGCCTCGACGATCGAGGCTACGACGTGGACCTCGACGCGATCCTGGAACTGGACGAGGAGTGGCGCGAACTGAAGGCGCGAGGCGACGACCTCAGACACGAACGCAACGAGGTCAGCAAGCAGATCGGCCAGCTCAAACAGGACGGAAAGCACGAGGAGGCCGAGGAGGCCATCGAGCGGTCCAGCGAGCTCAAGCAGGAGCTCGCCGACATCGAGGACCGGACCGACGAGCTGGAGGACGAGCTGGCGGAGGCCATGCTCGAACTCCCGCAGGTCCCCCACGAGAGCGTCCCCGTCGGCGACGACGAGGCCGACAACGTCGAGGTCGAACGCCGGGGCTTCGACGACCTGCGCGACCTGCCCGACGAGGTGACCCCGCACTACGACCTCGGCGAGGAGCTCGACATCATCGACGAGGCCCGCGGCGCGAAGACCACGGGTGCCGGCTTCTACTTCCTGAAGGGCGACGGCGCGCGGCTCGAGCACGCGCTCATCCAGTTCATGCTGGACGTCCACCGCGAGCAGGAGTACGTCGACGTGTTCCCCCCGGTCCCCGTGAAGTCGACCTCGATGCGCGGCACCGGGCAGCTCCCGAAGTTCAACGAGGACGCCTACCGCATCGGCGGCGACGAGTTCGACGAGTACGAGGACGACGACCTCTGGCTCTGCCCCACCGCGGAGGTACCGGTCACCAACATGTACCGCGACGACATCCTCCTCCGGGAGGACCTCCCGCTCAAGCATCAGGCGTACACGCCGAACTTCCGGCGCGAGGCGGGCGAACACGGCACCGAGACGCGAGGCATCGTCCGCGTCCACCAGTTCAACAAGGTCGAGCTGGTCAACTTCGTCGAGCCCGACGAGAGCTACGACCGCCTCGAAGAACTCACGGCCGAGGCCGCCGAGGTGCTGGAACGACTCGGGCTCCCCTACCGCGTGCTCGACCTCTGTACGGGTGACCTCACGTTCGCCTCCGCGAAGACGTACGACCTCGAGGTCTGGGCCCCCGGCACCGACAGCGACGACGCCCCCGAGGGCATGGGCGGCCGCTGGCTGGAGGTCTCCAGCGCCTCCAACTTCGAGGAGTTCCAGGCGCGCCGGGCGGGCATCCGCTACCGGCCGGAGCACCACGAATCGGCCGAGTACCTCCACACGCTCAACGCGTCCGGCACCGCCGTCGGCCGCGTGATGGTCGCCATCCTCGAGTACTACCAGAACGAGGACGGCACCGTCGACGTGCCCGAACCCCTCCAGCCGTACATGGGCGGCACGGAGGTCATCGAGGGCCACGAGAAGGTCGGCGAGAGCGCGCTCGGCACGGACGAGTAA
- a CDS encoding SHOCT domain-containing protein yields the protein MFPPAFFGGVGAPELVIILFVFSLPVALVLLAGVLHAARSQQSSSDRALEELRIAYARGEMDEAEFERRKQTLESE from the coding sequence ATGTTCCCTCCAGCGTTCTTCGGCGGCGTCGGGGCTCCCGAGCTCGTCATCATCCTGTTCGTCTTCTCGCTCCCGGTCGCGTTGGTACTCCTCGCGGGCGTTCTCCACGCGGCGCGCTCCCAGCAGTCATCTTCGGACCGTGCCCTCGAAGAACTGCGCATCGCCTACGCCCGCGGCGAGATGGACGAGGCCGAGTTCGAGCGCCGGAAGCAGACGCTGGAGAGCGAGTGA
- a CDS encoding nuclear transport factor 2 family protein yields MPTDDPVATYYRTLDDHDYETLRSVLSRSFVQHRPDRTFEDRESFVRFMRDDRPSSETTHELDGRFRREDDESEAGSTVLVRGRVRNGEETLLRFVDAFTLADGHIERVETYTR; encoded by the coding sequence ATGCCCACCGACGACCCGGTCGCGACGTACTACCGTACGCTCGACGACCACGACTACGAGACGCTCCGGTCGGTCCTCTCGCGCTCGTTCGTCCAGCACCGGCCGGATCGCACGTTCGAGGACCGCGAGTCGTTCGTCCGGTTCATGCGCGACGACCGGCCGTCGTCGGAGACGACGCACGAGCTGGATGGGCGTTTCCGGCGGGAGGACGACGAGTCAGAAGCGGGTTCGACCGTGCTGGTGCGCGGCCGGGTTCGAAACGGTGAGGAGACACTGCTCCGGTTCGTCGACGCGTTCACGCTCGCCGACGGGCACATCGAACGCGTGGAGACGTACACGCGGTAA
- a CDS encoding redoxin domain-containing protein, which translates to MLSVGSEAPNFSLPGVEGDEFDEFSLAGALREDLVVIAFYPADFSPTCTSELCTLQDMDLLNLDADVTLFGISGDSMYSHRRFAEEYDISYPLLADSMGEVAAEYGVCMPDWRGHRNVPKRSVFVIDERQRVRYAWSTDDQSVLPDVGAVRAAIDDVRDDRTAVQRYARGHEHLGAGRGRFETAWSEYEVGAWLGAVEHFDEAVAYFDAASESLRSAERFAESERVERACQDAGDRADDYRQAARWYARSAEHYAEGDAELGDEYRSDAEGPHEAASTGDELPPPSSLFPEE; encoded by the coding sequence ATGCTTTCTGTCGGCTCCGAAGCCCCGAACTTCTCCCTGCCCGGCGTCGAAGGGGACGAGTTCGACGAGTTCTCCCTCGCGGGCGCGCTCCGCGAGGACCTCGTCGTCATCGCCTTCTACCCCGCCGACTTCAGCCCGACCTGCACCAGCGAGCTCTGCACACTGCAGGATATGGACCTGCTGAACCTCGACGCCGACGTGACCCTCTTCGGCATCTCCGGGGACTCGATGTACAGCCACCGGCGCTTCGCCGAGGAGTACGACATCTCGTACCCGCTGCTGGCCGACAGCATGGGCGAGGTCGCCGCGGAGTACGGCGTCTGCATGCCGGACTGGCGCGGGCACCGGAACGTCCCGAAGCGGTCGGTGTTCGTCATCGACGAGCGCCAGCGGGTGCGCTACGCCTGGTCGACCGACGACCAGAGCGTGCTCCCGGACGTGGGTGCGGTCCGCGCGGCCATCGACGACGTGCGCGACGACCGGACCGCAGTTCAGCGGTACGCTCGCGGGCACGAACACCTCGGGGCTGGCCGGGGCCGGTTCGAGACCGCCTGGAGCGAGTACGAGGTCGGCGCGTGGCTCGGCGCTGTCGAGCACTTCGACGAGGCGGTGGCGTACTTCGACGCGGCGAGCGAGAGCCTCCGCTCGGCCGAACGCTTCGCGGAGTCCGAGCGCGTCGAACGGGCGTGCCAGGACGCCGGCGACCGGGCCGACGACTACCGGCAGGCGGCACGGTGGTACGCCCGCTCGGCGGAGCACTACGCCGAGGGGGACGCGGAGCTTGGCGACGAGTACCGGAGCGACGCGGAGGGCCCGCACGAGGCCGCCAGCACGGGCGACGAGCTCCCGCCCCCGTCGTCGCTGTTTCCGGAGGAGTAG
- a CDS encoding Rieske 2Fe-2S domain-containing protein translates to MATTDKEFVRVSTLAELRDEGRTLVTEGGHAIALFHHEGEVRAVDNRCPHMGFPLVEGTVDEGVLTCHWHHARFELGCGDTFDPWADDVATYPVEVRDGEVFVRPQPRRDAPPAEHWRSRLQTGLEENLRLVVAKAVIGLDDAGVDRTDVLDRGVRFGTQYREGGWSSGLTILAAMANVALELDPDDRKRAMYTGLRHVASDCAGEPPRFAQPPFEREDVDPDRLASWFRENVEVRDEDGAERVLRTAVAACDRDAVERMLYAAATDHRYLDTGHTFDFVNKAIETLDHVGWDHADDTLASLIPSLTDAERSEELSSWRQPVDLAGLVEDVTAELDDLAARGADDSWTEPDEFRDLLLSDDPHAIVDGIRDAIAEGATPQQLASAVAAAAATRVAQFGTSNEFSDWNTVHHTFTYANAVHQATRRVDDPVLYRGVLDGAVNVYLDRFLNTPPAPVPGPGKTQRAPDAILDDLDEMFDTEGRVNEAGRLVAGFLDSGGDPADLKRRLGHALLREDAGFHTLQALEAGFRQFDCATDDHDRRVAMVAVARYLAAHFPTRREAEQTFTIASRLLRGEAVHEEGEADD, encoded by the coding sequence ATGGCAACAACCGACAAGGAGTTCGTCCGGGTGAGCACCCTCGCCGAACTCCGCGACGAGGGCCGCACACTCGTCACCGAGGGCGGCCACGCCATCGCGCTGTTCCACCACGAAGGAGAGGTCCGCGCCGTCGACAACCGCTGCCCCCACATGGGCTTCCCGCTCGTCGAGGGCACCGTCGACGAGGGGGTCCTCACCTGTCACTGGCATCACGCCCGGTTCGAACTCGGTTGCGGCGACACGTTCGACCCCTGGGCCGACGACGTGGCGACGTACCCCGTCGAGGTGCGCGACGGCGAGGTGTTCGTCCGGCCGCAGCCACGACGGGACGCACCGCCGGCCGAGCACTGGCGGAGTCGGCTCCAGACCGGGCTGGAGGAGAACCTGCGGCTCGTCGTCGCGAAGGCAGTCATCGGGCTCGACGACGCCGGCGTCGACCGGACCGACGTGCTCGACCGGGGCGTCCGCTTTGGCACGCAGTACCGCGAGGGCGGCTGGTCGTCCGGCCTCACCATCCTCGCCGCGATGGCGAACGTCGCGCTCGAACTCGACCCGGACGACCGAAAACGGGCGATGTACACCGGGCTCCGGCACGTCGCCTCGGACTGTGCGGGCGAGCCGCCGCGATTCGCACAGCCACCGTTCGAGCGCGAGGACGTGGACCCCGACCGGCTCGCGTCGTGGTTCCGCGAGAACGTCGAAGTACGGGACGAGGACGGCGCGGAGCGCGTGCTCCGGACCGCCGTCGCCGCCTGCGACCGCGATGCCGTCGAGCGGATGCTATACGCGGCCGCGACCGACCACCGCTACCTCGACACCGGGCACACGTTCGACTTCGTGAACAAGGCCATCGAGACGCTCGACCACGTCGGCTGGGACCACGCCGACGACACGCTCGCGAGCCTGATCCCGTCGCTGACCGACGCCGAGCGCAGCGAGGAGCTCTCCTCGTGGCGACAGCCGGTCGACCTCGCGGGACTGGTCGAGGACGTCACCGCGGAGCTGGACGACCTCGCGGCTCGCGGTGCGGACGACTCGTGGACCGAACCCGACGAGTTCCGGGACCTCCTGCTCTCGGACGACCCGCACGCCATCGTGGACGGCATCCGCGACGCCATCGCCGAGGGGGCGACCCCGCAGCAGCTCGCGAGCGCGGTCGCCGCAGCCGCCGCGACCCGCGTCGCCCAGTTCGGGACGAGCAACGAGTTCTCGGACTGGAACACGGTGCACCACACGTTCACCTACGCGAACGCGGTCCACCAGGCGACGCGGCGGGTCGACGACCCGGTGCTCTACCGGGGCGTGCTCGACGGCGCGGTGAACGTCTACCTCGACCGGTTCCTCAACACGCCGCCAGCCCCAGTTCCGGGACCCGGCAAGACGCAGCGCGCACCCGACGCCATCCTCGACGACCTCGACGAGATGTTCGACACGGAGGGCCGGGTGAACGAGGCCGGCCGGCTCGTCGCCGGGTTCCTCGATTCCGGCGGTGACCCTGCCGACCTGAAACGGCGCCTCGGCCACGCGCTGCTCCGCGAGGACGCGGGGTTCCACACGCTGCAGGCGCTCGAAGCCGGCTTCCGCCAGTTCGACTGTGCGACAGACGACCACGACCGGCGTGTCGCCATGGTCGCCGTCGCGCGCTATCTGGCGGCGCACTTCCCGACGCGCCGGGAGGCCGAGCAGACGTTCACCATCGCGTCGCGGCTGCTTCGTGGTGAGGCGGTTCACGAGGAAGGCGAGGCCGACGACTGA
- a CDS encoding DUF367 family protein, whose translation MKLHVRYEGDDDPDKCTARKLAKFDLAELHRSNRATPYGLVLDPHAEQALSPADDPDTLVALDCSWESADVDAFDLRGDHRALPFLVAANPVNFGKPFALTTVEALAAALCILGERDHAERILAKFTWGETFLELNEEPLRRYADCADSTEVVAVQDDYLAEESE comes from the coding sequence GTGAAGCTCCACGTCCGGTACGAGGGCGACGACGACCCCGACAAGTGCACCGCCCGGAAGCTCGCGAAGTTCGACCTCGCCGAGCTGCACCGCTCGAACCGGGCGACGCCGTACGGGCTGGTGCTGGACCCGCACGCGGAGCAGGCGCTCTCGCCGGCCGACGACCCCGACACCCTCGTCGCGCTCGACTGCTCGTGGGAGAGCGCGGACGTGGACGCGTTCGACCTCCGCGGCGACCACCGGGCGCTCCCGTTTCTCGTCGCCGCCAACCCGGTGAACTTCGGGAAGCCGTTCGCGCTGACGACCGTCGAGGCGCTGGCCGCGGCGCTGTGCATCCTCGGCGAGCGCGACCACGCCGAGCGCATCCTCGCGAAGTTCACCTGGGGCGAGACGTTCCTCGAACTCAACGAGGAGCCGCTGCGGCGCTACGCGGACTGTGCCGACTCCACCGAGGTCGTCGCGGTCCAGGACGACTACCTCGCCGAGGAATCGGAATAG
- a CDS encoding 50S ribosomal protein L40e, whose product MARFEAAEKRSLEKMICMRCNARNPKRADKCRKCGYKKLRPKAKEARAA is encoded by the coding sequence ATGGCACGATTCGAGGCTGCGGAGAAACGGTCGCTCGAGAAGATGATCTGCATGCGCTGCAACGCGCGGAACCCGAAGCGGGCGGACAAGTGCCGCAAGTGCGGCTACAAGAAGCTCCGCCCGAAGGCGAAGGAAGCGCGCGCGGCATAA
- a CDS encoding MBL fold metallo-hydrolase, whose product MEVHNVTADAETFTCNAYLAVGDRTVLVDAGAMDGVVDVVREHTDHLDAVVLTHQHGDHVAQLDAVCEAFDDPDCYAYGDHPRRTHAITDGDDLVIGDERFEVVYTPGHAADHVSLVSDTSLFSGDVVVHDDGAFDYGSFGRTDMAGQSRERLIESISTLLERIPDSVEHMYAGHGSVFHGDVRDVVETALARAEKREPKYPDE is encoded by the coding sequence ATGGAAGTCCACAACGTCACTGCCGACGCGGAGACGTTCACCTGCAACGCCTACCTCGCCGTCGGCGACCGGACGGTGCTCGTCGACGCGGGGGCGATGGACGGCGTCGTCGACGTCGTCCGCGAGCACACCGACCACCTCGACGCGGTCGTGCTCACCCACCAGCACGGGGACCACGTCGCCCAGCTCGACGCCGTCTGCGAGGCGTTCGACGACCCGGACTGTTACGCCTACGGCGACCACCCACGACGCACCCACGCCATCACCGACGGCGACGACCTCGTCATCGGTGACGAGCGCTTCGAGGTCGTCTACACTCCCGGGCACGCCGCCGACCACGTCTCCCTGGTCAGCGACACCAGCCTGTTCAGCGGCGACGTCGTCGTCCACGACGACGGCGCGTTCGACTACGGCAGCTTCGGGCGCACCGACATGGCCGGCCAGTCCCGCGAACGCCTCATCGAGAGCATCAGCACGCTGCTCGAACGCATCCCCGACTCCGTCGAGCACATGTACGCCGGCCACGGCAGCGTGTTCCACGGCGACGTCCGCGACGTGGTCGAGACCGCGCTCGCCCGCGCCGAGAAGCGCGAACCGAAGTACCCCGACGAGTAG
- a CDS encoding DUF5786 family protein: protein MGFGSYDESEQDNQSIDTDLDEESVDSRETDHQGRIEFENGASNDELIDRLKDIKDDG from the coding sequence ATGGGTTTCGGGAGCTACGACGAATCGGAACAGGACAACCAGAGCATCGACACAGATCTCGACGAAGAATCGGTCGATTCGCGCGAGACAGACCACCAGGGACGGATCGAGTTCGAGAACGGGGCGAGCAACGACGAACTCATCGACCGACTGAAAGACATCAAAGACGACGGCTGA
- a CDS encoding DUF99 family protein produces MKTGVRAVGIAESTQGNVSTLAGVVVRADRTVDGLSFATCTVGGSDATDAVVETFERLGREDVRYVVLAGIALAWYNVVDLRAVADAVDRPVLSVTFEASPGLEPAIEEAFDGEERERRLALYRRQPPRTPVEVNGETVYVRAVGVDDSEARDVVRAFTPEGGRPEPLRVARFAARAGDALRRAE; encoded by the coding sequence ATGAAGACCGGCGTGCGGGCGGTCGGCATCGCCGAGTCCACGCAGGGGAACGTGAGCACGCTCGCCGGTGTCGTCGTGAGAGCGGATCGGACTGTCGATGGCCTCTCTTTTGCGACGTGTACGGTCGGCGGGAGCGACGCGACCGACGCCGTCGTCGAGACGTTCGAGCGACTCGGCCGCGAGGACGTGCGCTACGTCGTCCTGGCCGGGATCGCGCTGGCGTGGTACAACGTCGTCGACCTCCGCGCCGTCGCCGACGCGGTCGACCGGCCCGTCCTCTCGGTGACGTTCGAGGCGAGCCCCGGGCTCGAACCCGCCATCGAGGAGGCGTTCGACGGCGAAGAACGCGAGCGACGACTCGCGTTGTACCGTCGCCAGCCACCGCGAACACCGGTCGAGGTCAACGGCGAGACGGTGTACGTCCGCGCCGTCGGCGTCGACGACAGCGAGGCCCGCGACGTGGTCCGGGCGTTCACGCCCGAGGGCGGCCGACCGGAGCCGCTGCGTGTCGCCCGGTTCGCAGCGCGTGCCGGTGACGCGCTCCGTCGAGCGGAGTGA
- a CDS encoding uracil-DNA glycosylase gives METMDGLEVHDCERCPALCDSRSRIVNGVGPADADVLFVGEAPGANEDEQGEPFVGRSGDVLTETLREVGLDRETVRITNCVRCRPPDNRDPHADELENCRPYLEREVDLVDPEVLVTLGKVPAEHLLGRSVAVTKEAGEVTDVRIEGEPRRVLVCVHPAATLYDPSQKETFRSALETAAELVGGREEGSDGQSRLGEF, from the coding sequence ATGGAGACCATGGACGGGCTGGAGGTCCACGACTGCGAGCGCTGTCCGGCGCTCTGTGACTCTCGCAGCCGGATCGTCAACGGCGTCGGCCCCGCGGACGCCGACGTGCTGTTCGTCGGTGAGGCCCCCGGCGCGAACGAGGACGAGCAGGGCGAGCCGTTCGTCGGCCGCTCCGGCGACGTGCTCACCGAGACGCTCCGCGAGGTCGGCCTCGACCGCGAGACGGTCCGCATCACCAACTGCGTGCGCTGCCGGCCCCCGGACAACCGCGACCCCCACGCCGACGAGCTCGAGAACTGTCGGCCCTACCTCGAACGCGAGGTCGACCTCGTCGACCCCGAGGTGCTCGTCACGCTCGGGAAGGTGCCCGCCGAACACCTGCTCGGGCGCTCCGTGGCGGTGACGAAGGAGGCCGGCGAGGTGACCGACGTCCGCATCGAGGGCGAGCCACGGCGCGTGCTCGTCTGTGTCCACCCGGCGGCGACGCTGTACGACCCGAGCCAGAAGGAGACGTTCCGCTCGGCGCTCGAAACTGCTGCCGAACTGGTCGGCGGCCGCGAGGAGGGAAGCGACGGGCAGTCCCGTCTCGGCGAGTTCTAG
- a CDS encoding PhnE/PtxC family ABC transporter permease: MATEDSPRDDSRIREKLAQLDRASRNRQLLYLAGILVLLAVTAAGLWFVELTVGLLYRNLPGWTEFLGGFFPPDFVDLTQQTKERGIGGLDAIVQTILHPQWFVSSVLNAELGEASVLVSAAVLTVIMGFLGTVLGFPLALLLGILGSERVVPFPFNFLFRGIMSTIRAVPALIWALIFVPLTGFGPVTGVLAIGTDTIGNLGRLLTDELEEVEDGPIEAVGSTGASRPQTIIFGMLSQVYNGYVAWTLYVLEINTRIAIGLGVVGVGGIGQYIDAKISLGAFGTPSAYPQAAAGIIVVIAIVLTVEMLSSRIRSYMRPGENEGRGLLDIIRGLGDTKKWLGTENPKKD; this comes from the coding sequence ATGGCGACAGAAGACTCACCACGAGACGACAGCCGGATTCGAGAGAAGCTCGCACAGCTTGACCGCGCCTCCCGGAACCGGCAGCTCCTCTATCTGGCCGGCATCCTCGTACTGCTCGCGGTGACGGCCGCCGGGCTGTGGTTCGTCGAACTCACCGTCGGGCTACTCTACCGGAACCTTCCGGGCTGGACCGAGTTCCTCGGTGGCTTCTTCCCGCCGGACTTCGTCGACTTGACACAACAGACGAAGGAGCGCGGTATCGGCGGTCTCGACGCCATCGTCCAGACGATACTGCACCCGCAGTGGTTCGTCTCGTCGGTCCTCAACGCCGAACTGGGCGAGGCGAGCGTGCTCGTCAGCGCGGCCGTCCTGACCGTCATCATGGGGTTCCTTGGGACGGTTCTGGGCTTCCCCCTCGCGCTCCTCCTGGGCATTCTCGGTTCCGAACGGGTCGTGCCGTTCCCGTTCAACTTCCTGTTCCGGGGCATCATGAGCACCATCCGGGCGGTGCCCGCACTGATCTGGGCGCTCATCTTCGTCCCGCTGACCGGCTTCGGTCCGGTCACCGGGGTGCTCGCCATCGGGACCGACACGATCGGCAACCTCGGCCGCCTGCTGACGGACGAGCTCGAGGAGGTCGAGGACGGGCCGATAGAGGCCGTCGGGTCGACCGGTGCGTCCCGTCCGCAGACGATCATCTTCGGGATGCTGAGCCAGGTGTACAACGGCTACGTCGCCTGGACGCTGTACGTCCTCGAGATCAACACCCGCATCGCCATCGGCCTCGGGGTCGTCGGCGTCGGTGGCATCGGGCAGTACATCGACGCGAAGATCAGCCTCGGTGCGTTCGGGACGCCGAGCGCGTACCCGCAGGCAGCCGCCGGGATCATCGTCGTCATCGCCATCGTCCTCACCGTCGAGATGCTCTCGTCGCGCATCCGGTCGTACATGCGCCCCGGCGAGAACGAGGGGCGTGGGCTGCTGGACATCATCCGCGGCCTGGGTGACACCAAGAAGTGGCTGGGGACCGAGAACCCCAAGAAGGACTAG
- the phnC gene encoding phosphonate ABC transporter ATP-binding protein has translation MATISVNNVSKIYGDTVALDDVSFEISDGEFVVLLGPSGAGKSTLLRILNGLTTPTEGTVEFNGQVVDSMPTSDVGMVFQMHYLVEGLSAYKNALSGALSRSSTVGSLLNRFSEEDKRMALEALDTVGLLEEADQRASSMSGGQQQRVGIARALTQNPELLLADEPVASLDPKAAQDVMEYMRRAAMDRNLTSIVSLHQVNIAREFGDRFIGLNEGELIFDGDRDELTMDVVDRIYYGDETVQSDEGIQHI, from the coding sequence ATGGCAACGATTTCCGTCAACAACGTATCGAAAATCTACGGCGACACGGTCGCACTCGACGACGTCTCGTTCGAGATCTCTGACGGCGAGTTCGTCGTCCTGCTCGGTCCGTCCGGAGCCGGGAAGTCGACACTGCTTCGGATACTGAACGGCCTCACGACGCCGACGGAGGGGACGGTCGAGTTCAACGGACAGGTCGTGGACTCGATGCCCACGAGCGACGTCGGCATGGTGTTCCAGATGCACTACCTCGTCGAAGGGCTCAGCGCGTACAAGAACGCACTCTCCGGTGCGCTCAGTCGCTCCTCCACGGTCGGAAGCCTCCTCAACCGCTTCAGCGAGGAGGACAAGCGGATGGCGCTCGAGGCGCTGGACACCGTCGGCCTCCTCGAGGAGGCCGACCAGCGTGCGAGCAGCATGAGCGGTGGGCAGCAACAGCGCGTCGGCATCGCGCGTGCGCTCACCCAGAATCCGGAGCTCCTGCTCGCGGACGAACCGGTCGCCAGTCTCGACCCGAAGGCCGCCCAGGACGTCATGGAGTACATGCGTCGGGCGGCGATGGACAGAAACCTCACGTCCATCGTGAGCCTCCACCAGGTCAACATCGCCCGCGAGTTCGGCGACCGCTTCATCGGCCTGAACGAGGGCGAGCTCATCTTCGACGGGGACCGCGATGAACTGACGATGGACGTCGTCGACCGTATCTACTACGGCGACGAGACGGTGCAGAGCGACGAAGGAATCCAGCACATCTAA
- a CDS encoding PhnD/SsuA/transferrin family substrate-binding protein, with protein sequence MDGSLTFLMSPTEPQDQMKAQYEPIGERLVDHLDPIGEDDLEMRYSENYAATLEGLNSGNADVAETGPFAAALGVNSDKVDIVLQRKAFGGWEYSSFIVAPQGSDITEPADLEGADIAFADALSASGSLYPLAMIKEESDLSLPDEPGSATGADFNPQWTTHIEASNAAADGQVDAAGVGDFAYYANEDDLQVVAERSGIPRAPIVVSPELSDDEKEKIITAFTEAPDEMYYGADGEADTDDDVWFDDVRERGVDTYEPVVETAESLGYGEEIFG encoded by the coding sequence GTGGACGGGAGCCTGACGTTCCTGATGTCCCCGACCGAGCCACAGGACCAGATGAAAGCACAGTACGAGCCGATCGGCGAGCGCCTCGTCGACCACCTCGACCCCATCGGGGAGGACGACCTGGAGATGCGCTACTCCGAGAACTACGCCGCGACGCTCGAAGGACTCAACAGCGGCAACGCCGACGTCGCCGAGACGGGGCCGTTCGCCGCCGCGCTCGGCGTCAACTCCGACAAGGTCGACATCGTCCTCCAGCGCAAGGCGTTCGGTGGCTGGGAGTACTCCAGCTTCATCGTCGCCCCCCAGGGCTCGGACATCACCGAACCCGCGGACCTCGAGGGTGCCGACATCGCCTTCGCCGACGCACTGAGCGCGAGTGGCTCGCTCTACCCGCTCGCGATGATCAAGGAGGAGAGCGACCTCTCGCTCCCCGACGAGCCCGGGTCTGCGACCGGTGCGGACTTCAACCCGCAGTGGACGACCCACATCGAGGCGTCCAACGCGGCGGCCGACGGACAGGTCGACGCGGCCGGCGTCGGCGACTTCGCCTACTACGCGAACGAGGACGACCTGCAGGTCGTCGCAGAGCGCAGCGGGATTCCCCGCGCGCCGATCGTCGTCTCGCCCGAACTCAGCGACGACGAGAAGGAGAAGATCATCACCGCGTTCACCGAGGCACCCGACGAGATGTACTACGGTGCCGACGGCGAGGCTGACACCGACGACGACGTGTGGTTCGACGACGTCCGCGAGCGGGGCGTCGACACGTACGAGCCGGTCGTCGAGACCGCCGAATCCCTCGGCTACGGCGAAGAGATCTTCGGGTAG